The window GCGACGCCACGACGGCCTGGATGGTGCCGCGCCGGGCGAGGGCGGCGCCTACGCGCTCGGCCTGCTCCCGGCCGACGTCGGAGAGGGACGGGTCTGTACCGCCACTGCCCGAGAACCGCTTCTGGGGGGTGAGGGGGGTCTCGCCGTGCCGGAGCAGGACGAAGGTGGCGGGCGCCCCCATGTCGGCGGGAGCCCAGCCGGAGGCGGCCGTGGCCACGGTGCGCGCGGCCCTGACATCGGCCTCGGCCTGGGCGGGAGCGGCGGCGTCTCCCGGCGGCCCGGACGGCTCAGGCTCAGCCCTCGCGACGCTCGCGGCCCTGGCCGCCCTTGCATCAGCCGCCTCCAGCTCCGCCCTGGAAGCCGCCGCCGACCACTGCTCCCCCCGCTTCCCGGCATCCATCGCCTCGTTGGCCAGCCGGTCCGCGTGCTTGTTCTGCTCCCTGGGGATCCACTCGTACGTCACCTGAGGAGCCGCGAAGACCCGTGCCGCCTCCGCCGCCAGCGGCTTCATGTCGGGGTGCTTGATCTTCCAGCGGCCCGACATCTGCTCGATGACCAGCTTGGAGTCCATGCGGACGTGGACCGTGGCCGTCGGGTCCAGCTGGTGCGCGGCGCGCAGGCCGGCGACCAGGCCCCGGTACTCGGCGACGTTGTTCGTGGCGATGCCGATGTACTCGGCGGCCTCGGCCAGCGTCTGCCCCGTGGCCGCGTCGACGACCACGGCACCGTAGCCCGCGGGCCCCGGGTTGCCCCGTGAACCGCCGTCGGCCTCGACAATGAACTCCCGCACGACCAGAACCCCTCAGACCCTCAGACCTTCAGACCCTCGACCCAAGCCCCTCAGTACCAGGCGTCCTACAGACCCGACTCGGCCGTACGCACCAGAATCCGGCGGCAGTTCTCGCACCGCACCACCGTGTTCGGAGCCGCTGCGCGGATCTCGCTCAGCTCGGTGATGGCGAGCTCCTGGCGGCAGCCCTGGCAGGTGCGCTGGTACAGCCTGGCCGCGCCGACGCCGCCCTGCTGCTGGCGCAGCTTGTCGTAGAGCCCCAGCAGGTCGGCCGGGACGGCGCCCGCGATGACCTCGCGCTCCTTCGTCACCGCCGCCACCTCGCCGTCGATCTCCTCGAACGCGGCATCCCGGCGGGCGGTCGCGTCGTCGACCTTCCCCTGGACGGCACCGACCCGCTCGGTCAGCTCGGCGACCCGCTCCTGCGCGGATTCGCGGCGCTCCATGACCTCCAGGACGATGTCCTCCAGGTCGCCCTGCCGCTTGGCGAGGGAGGCGATCTCGTGCTGGAGGTTCTCCAGGTCCTTGGGGGAGGTGATGGCTCCGGAGTCCAGGCGCTGCTGGTCGCGGGCGGCGCGCTGGCGCACCTGGTCCACGTCCTGCTCGGCCTTGGTCTGCTCGCGGGCGCAGTCGCTCTCCTCGGTCTGCGCGGCCACGAGCAGGTCACGCAGCTGCGTGTGGTCCTTGGTCAGCGTCTCGATCTCGGCGTGCTCCGGCAGCGACTTCCGCTTGTGCGCGAGCTGCTGAAGGCGGACGTCGAGGGCCTGGACGTCGAGGAGGCGGATCTGGTCGGCGGGCTCGGCGTTCAGTTGGGGGCTCCAGATGTGTCCGTGGTGGTGGACGCCGCGTGGGCGGTCCAGGGGTCGGTGACCGTCTTCGAGACGTGGACGCGCAGGTCCCATCCGTTGCGGTCGGAGATCTCGTCGAGCTGGGCGGCGGCCAGCTCGCACCAGGGCCACTCGGTGGCCCAGTGCGCCGCGTCGAGCAGCGCGAGAGGACTGTGCGCCACGGCCTCGGACGCCGGGTGGTGGCGGAGGTCCGCGGTGAGGAAGGCATCCACGCCGGCGGCGCGTACCTGGTCGAAGAGGCTGTCGCCGGAGCCGCCGCTGACGGCGATGGTGCGGACCGTGGCCTCCGGGTCGCCGGCGACGCGGATGCCCTGCGCGGTGGCGGGCAGGCGCTCGGCGGCGCGGGCGGCGAGTTCGCGGACGGTGAGGGGGTGGTCGAGCTCGCAGACGCGGCCCAGGCCCCGACGGCCCTCCGGATCGGTCGCGTCGGGCACCAGCGGTCGGACGACTCGCAGGTCCAGCGCGCCGGCCAGCGCGTCGCTGACTCCCGGGTCGGCCGTGTCCGCGTTGGTGTGCGCGACGTGCAGCGCGATGTCGTTCTTGATCAGCGTGTGGACGACCCGGCCCTTGAAGGTGGAGGCGGCGACCGTCGTCGTACCGCGAAGGTAGAGCGGGTGGTGGGTGACCAGCAGGTCGGCGCCCAGCTTCATCGCCTCGTCCACGATCTCCTGGACCGGGTCGACGGCGAACAGGACCCGCGAGACCTCCTGGTCGGGGTCGCCCACGACGGTGCCGACCGCGTCCCAGGACTCGGCCCGCTCGGCGGGCCACAGGGTCTCCAGCGCGGCGATGACTTCAGACAGACGGGGCACGAGGGCAAGGCTACCTGGCTGTTCCGTACGGCTGTACCGGTGCCGGAGCCGGTGGATACCCCTCCCCCGGACACCTCGGGTGGAGAGCACCGGCCGCGCTCGGCCGCCCCGACCCCGCCCAGCACAATCTCCCCCGTTTCCTCAGGCGAATCGTTCCTCGGCCACCCCTTTGTGTGAAAGGGGAACCCCGCCGATCCCACGCCTGCGCGTGCGAAAACTAGCTTCGTGACCGGAGGTGACCGGACCATGACGGCCTGTGCGATCGAGCCCGCGGCGGAGCATGAGGACGACGAAGTGCCTCGGGCGGTATGCACCATCACGGCGGACGGTTCCTACGCCGCCCGCCTCGCGCTGAACGGCGACTGCTGGTTCCCGGAGCGCTGGACCCTCGACGGCCCCGAGCCCTACGCCGTGCCGCTGCCCGCCCACCAGCCGGAGGAGCCCGGCACCGAGGTGCAGCCCATGGGCGACGGCCGGGTCCTCATCCGCCGCCCCACCGACGGACGGCACATCTTCTCGCTGCTGTATCCGACCGGGCCCGGCACCGGCGAACTGCTGCTGGGCGCCGTCCAGTGCCCGGACGAGGGGACCCGGCTGCAGATGCTGCCTCCGGCGCCGGGCGGCGACAAGGCGTACGCCCTCGCGGTGGGCCGGCATTCCAGCGCGGTGTGGCTGGTGGCGGGGGGCGCCTTCGGGCCCGAGCACCTCGCCGAGATCCCGGGGCGCTGCTCGGGCGGGGTGTGGCTGGACCGGGGCGGGCGGATACTGGCGCTCGACCGGGAGTCCGGGGGCCGTACGAAGGCCGTCGTGGTCGATCTGGAGCGGGGCGGCGAGGTGTCGCCGCTGCTGCAGATCGCGGACGACAGCGACGACCGGTTGCTGCTCGCCGACCCGGACAGCGGGCTGCTGCTGATCCGGTCGGACGCTCCCTCGCCGGGGCAGGATCGGTTGGGCTGGGGGGTGCTGGGCAGCACGCTGCCGGTGCGCTTCCCGGAGTGTCTGCGGGTGCCCGACTGCGCGGTGACGCCGTTCGCGATCCAGCCGGGGCAGGTGCTGACGCCGGAGAGCTGCGGGGTGGCGCTGCGCATCGACGGGCCGGTCGGGAGTTGGGTGGGGGTGTGGCGGCCCGCCGAACGGCAGGTACGTCATCTTCCGGCGCCCGAAGGGTGGTTGGCGGGGGCCGGGCTGTGGACGCGGGACGGGGTGCTGCAACTGCCGTATGCCACGCGGGAGGTACGGTGCGGGGTGGCCCGTGTGGGGCTGCCGTCACCGGAGGAAGATCCGGAGGGGACTCCGGGGGAAAGTCAGCAGCAAGGACCCGAAGCAGAACCGGAGTCGAGGTCTTCCATGCCGGTGGAAAAGGAGCCTCCGGGTCCGGTCACGCGCCGCCCCGTGCCGTTGCAGCAAGCGCCGTTGGGTGGTCTTGTAACGAAGTAGTGGCGGTTGGCGTGGCCGCCTGGATTCGGCCCGTGGTCGTCTGGTTAAACTCGCCCGGCTGTAAGAAAGATCATGTTGACGGGGTGAGTTTTCCGATGAGCAACGCCAGCACGACCCAGCCGGGGCCGGCCGACGTTCACGACGTTCAGAAGGCCTCCGGCCACGGCAGGCACCGGGGCTCCGTCTCGGCCCACGACAGCGAGACGGCTCCCCGCGGCCGTCACCGCAAGCCGGTCGAGGAGACCGAGACGGCGGCCTGACGCCGACGCCGCACGGCCCCGCCCTTCACCACGAGGGGCGGGGCCGTCGCCCTTTCTGCGCCGGCTGCCTGGGCCGTCTACGCCCTTTTCAGGCCCAGCACTTCCACCGCCCCGAAGGTCTCCCCCTGGGGCCGTTCGGCGTAGTGCGGACCGAGTACGGCGTCCAGCTCGTCGTAGGTGAACGTCTCCTGCTTGCTGTCGAACTTCGCGGCGACCCGGGGCCGTTCGACGATCGCCACCATGCCGCCGTGCACGACGAGCAGCTGGCCGTTGATCCGGGCGGCCGCCGGTGCGGCCAAGTAGCCGACGAGCGGGGCGACATGCTCGGGGGCGAGCGGGTCCAGGCCGCTGTCCGGCTGGTCGAGGCCGGCGAAGACGTCCTCGGTCATACGGGTCCGGGCGCGTGGGCAGATGGCGTTCGCCGTCACGCCGTACTTGGCGAGCGCGAGGGCGGTGGAGGTGGTGAGTCCGACGATTCCGCCCTTCGCCGCCGCGTAGTTGGGCTGACCGGCGGACCCCGCGAGGAACGCCTCCGACGAGGTGTTCACGACCCGCCCGTACACCGGCCCGCCCGCCGCCTTGGACCGCTCGCGCCAGTGCGCGGCGGCGAAGCGGATGGTGTTGAAGTGGCCCTTGAGGTGGACCCGGATCACCGAGTCCCACTCCTCCTCGGCCATGGAGAAGACCATGCGGTCGCGCAGGATGCCCGCGTTGTTGACCAGGATGTCCAGCTTGCCGAACTCGGCGATCGCCAACTCGACCAGCGCACCGGCCTGGGGGAAGTCGGCGACGTCCCCGGTGTGGGCGATTGCCTTGCCGCCCGTCGCGCGGATCTCGGCGGCGACCTCCTCGGCGGGACCGGTGGAGGCCTCGCCCGAGCCGTCCCGGCCGGGCTGTCCGTAGTCGTTGACGACGACGGCGGCGCCGAGCCGGGCGAGCTCCAGCGCCTCGGCCCGGCCGAGACCGCGCCCGGCGCCGGTGACGATCGCGGACAGTCCCTCAAGTGGCAGTGACATACGACCCCTTCGACGTCGGTCAGATCTCGATGCACGTACGCAGCGCCGTGCCCGTCCGCATCTGGTCCAGGGCCTCGTTGATGTCGGCGAGCGGCACGCGGTGGGTGATCAGGCCCGCCAGGTCGATGCGTCCGGCGCGCCACAGCGCGATGGTGCGTTCGTAGGAGCGCAGGACGTCTCCGCCGCCGTACATGGACGGCAGGATCCGCTTCTCGTCGAAGAACAGCTCGAACATGTTGAGCTGGAGGAAGTCGTCCATCGCTCCGGCGCCGACGACGACGAGCGTGCCGCCGCGCCGGGTGTTCTCGTAGGCCGTGCGGGCGGTGGCGGACTTGCCGACGACCTCGAAGACGTAGTCGAAGCCCTCGCCGCCGGTGACCTGTTGCTTGGCGTCGGCCAGTTCGTCCGGGGACACCGCCTTCGTGGCGCCGAATTTCAGGGCGGACTCGCGGCGCGAGGCGACCGGGTCGACGGCGACGATCTCGGCGGCCCCCTTGAGCCGGGCGCCCTGGATCGCGGAGATGCCGACGCCCCCGCAGCCGATGACGGCGACCGACGAACCGGCCTCCACGTCGGCGGTGTTGAGGGCGGCGCCGAGTCCCGTGGTCACCCCGCAGCCGATGAGGGCGGCGATGTCGAAGGGGACGTCGTCGGGGATCGGCACCGCACATCCGGCGTCGACGACGACCTCCTCGGCGAAGGTGCCGGTGCCGGCGAAGCCGAAGACGTCGGAAGGGGTGCCGCCGGGGCGCTTGAAGTTGGGGGTGCCGGCGTTCATGAACCCGGCCAGGCACAGCTCGGTCTGGCCGCGTTTGCAGGC of the Streptomyces sp. T12 genome contains:
- a CDS encoding Nif3-like dinuclear metal center hexameric protein, producing the protein MPRLSEVIAALETLWPAERAESWDAVGTVVGDPDQEVSRVLFAVDPVQEIVDEAMKLGADLLVTHHPLYLRGTTTVAASTFKGRVVHTLIKNDIALHVAHTNADTADPGVSDALAGALDLRVVRPLVPDATDPEGRRGLGRVCELDHPLTVRELAARAAERLPATAQGIRVAGDPEATVRTIAVSGGSGDSLFDQVRAAGVDAFLTADLRHHPASEAVAHSPLALLDAAHWATEWPWCELAAAQLDEISDRNGWDLRVHVSKTVTDPWTAHAASTTTDTSGAPN
- a CDS encoding zinc ribbon domain-containing protein → MNAEPADQIRLLDVQALDVRLQQLAHKRKSLPEHAEIETLTKDHTQLRDLLVAAQTEESDCAREQTKAEQDVDQVRQRAARDQQRLDSGAITSPKDLENLQHEIASLAKRQGDLEDIVLEVMERRESAQERVAELTERVGAVQGKVDDATARRDAAFEEIDGEVAAVTKEREVIAGAVPADLLGLYDKLRQQQGGVGAARLYQRTCQGCRQELAITELSEIRAAAPNTVVRCENCRRILVRTAESGL
- a CDS encoding Zn-dependent alcohol dehydrogenase; amino-acid sequence: MRAAVLHEIGQDKLEVLDDVEAVGFGPGKVRVRVRATGLCHSDLSAMAGVLPQPGPFVPGHEGAGEIVEAGEGVRHLKPGDRVVVCWLPACGACPACKRGQTELCLAGFMNAGTPNFKRPGGTPSDVFGFAGTGTFAEEVVVDAGCAVPIPDDVPFDIAALIGCGVTTGLGAALNTADVEAGSSVAVIGCGGVGISAIQGARLKGAAEIVAVDPVASRRESALKFGATKAVSPDELADAKQQVTGGEGFDYVFEVVGKSATARTAYENTRRGGTLVVVGAGAMDDFLQLNMFELFFDEKRILPSMYGGGDVLRSYERTIALWRAGRIDLAGLITHRVPLADINEALDQMRTGTALRTCIEI
- a CDS encoding 3-oxoacyl-ACP reductase, with translation MSLPLEGLSAIVTGAGRGLGRAEALELARLGAAVVVNDYGQPGRDGSGEASTGPAEEVAAEIRATGGKAIAHTGDVADFPQAGALVELAIAEFGKLDILVNNAGILRDRMVFSMAEEEWDSVIRVHLKGHFNTIRFAAAHWRERSKAAGGPVYGRVVNTSSEAFLAGSAGQPNYAAAKGGIVGLTTSTALALAKYGVTANAICPRARTRMTEDVFAGLDQPDSGLDPLAPEHVAPLVGYLAAPAAARINGQLLVVHGGMVAIVERPRVAAKFDSKQETFTYDELDAVLGPHYAERPQGETFGAVEVLGLKRA
- a CDS encoding bifunctional RNase H/acid phosphatase encodes the protein MREFIVEADGGSRGNPGPAGYGAVVVDAATGQTLAEAAEYIGIATNNVAEYRGLVAGLRAAHQLDPTATVHVRMDSKLVIEQMSGRWKIKHPDMKPLAAEAARVFAAPQVTYEWIPREQNKHADRLANEAMDAGKRGEQWSAAASRAELEAADARAARAASVARAEPEPSGPPGDAAAPAQAEADVRAARTVATAASGWAPADMGAPATFVLLRHGETPLTPQKRFSGSGGTDPSLSDVGREQAERVGAALARRGTIQAVVASPLARTRETAGIVAARLGLDVSVDDGLRETDFGAWEGLTFGEVRERYPDDLTAWLADPEARPTGDGESFAATATRIAATRDKLIAAYTGRTVLLVTHVTPIKTFVRLALGAPPESLFRMELSAASLSAVAYYADGNASVRLFNDTSHLRP